In Polaromonas sp. JS666, one genomic interval encodes:
- a CDS encoding (2Fe-2S)-binding protein, producing the protein MKLDLNGRAVQLDADPGMPLLWLLRDVLNLTGTKFGCGVAACGACTVRVDGQAVRSCMTPVSAVLGKRVQTIEALGTPDKPHALQLAWIAEQVPQCGYCQSGMLMAAAALLDRKPKPTDADIDAAMTNICRCGTYQRIRAAIKRAAGIAANGGLKKAGP; encoded by the coding sequence ATCAAGCTGGACCTCAACGGCCGCGCTGTGCAGCTCGATGCCGACCCCGGCATGCCACTGCTCTGGCTGCTGCGGGATGTGCTGAACCTGACCGGTACCAAGTTTGGCTGCGGCGTGGCGGCCTGCGGTGCCTGCACCGTGCGGGTGGATGGCCAGGCCGTGCGGTCCTGTATGACGCCTGTGTCGGCCGTGCTGGGCAAACGCGTGCAAACCATTGAAGCCCTGGGCACGCCCGACAAACCCCATGCCCTGCAACTGGCCTGGATCGCCGAGCAGGTGCCCCAGTGCGGTTATTGCCAGTCGGGCATGCTGATGGCAGCAGCCGCCCTGCTCGACAGGAAGCCCAAACCCACCGATGCCGACATTGACGCGGCCATGACCAATATCTGCCGCTGCGGTACGTACCAGAGGATCCGGGCGGCCATCAAGCGGGCGGCGGGCATCGCGGCCAATGGTGGCTTGAAAAAGGCCGGCCCATGA